One part of the Streptomyces sp. NBC_00286 genome encodes these proteins:
- a CDS encoding purine-nucleoside phosphorylase: MNASLLPDDIHGDPYAAADAAASRLRELTGAETHDVALVMGSGWAPAVHALGSPEAELQVTELPGFPPPAVEGHGGKIHSYRLGDKRALVFLGRTHFYEGRGVAAVAHGVRTAVAAGCKTVVLTNGCGGLREGMRPGQPVLISDHINLTATSPIVGANFVDLTDLYSPRLRALCKEIDASLEEGVYAQFPGPHYETPAEIRMARVIGADLVGMSTVLEAIAAREAGAEVLGISLVTNLAAGMTGEPLNHEEVLQAGRDSAARMGALLTRVLDRI, translated from the coding sequence GTGAACGCTTCTCTTCTTCCGGACGACATCCACGGCGACCCCTACGCCGCCGCCGACGCCGCCGCCTCGCGCCTGCGCGAGCTCACGGGCGCCGAGACCCACGACGTCGCGCTCGTGATGGGCTCCGGCTGGGCACCGGCCGTGCACGCCCTCGGTTCCCCCGAGGCCGAGCTCCAGGTCACCGAGCTGCCCGGATTCCCTCCGCCGGCGGTCGAGGGCCACGGCGGCAAGATCCACTCGTACCGGCTGGGCGACAAGCGGGCGCTCGTCTTCCTGGGCCGCACCCACTTCTACGAGGGGCGCGGTGTCGCCGCCGTCGCGCACGGCGTACGTACCGCTGTCGCCGCCGGTTGCAAGACGGTCGTGCTGACGAACGGCTGCGGGGGGCTCCGCGAGGGGATGCGCCCCGGCCAGCCGGTACTCATCAGCGACCACATCAACCTCACGGCTACGTCGCCGATAGTCGGCGCCAACTTCGTCGACCTGACGGATCTCTACTCGCCTCGGCTGCGCGCCCTGTGCAAGGAGATCGACGCGTCGCTGGAGGAGGGGGTGTACGCGCAGTTCCCCGGGCCGCACTACGAGACGCCGGCGGAGATTCGGATGGCTCGGGTCATCGGGGCGGATCTGGTGGGGATGTCGACGGTCCTTGAAGCCATTGCGGCGCGGGAGGCTGGGGCGGAGGTGCTGGGGATTTCGTTGGTGACGAATCTTGCGGCCGGGATGACGGGGGAGCCGCTGAACCATGAGGAGGTTCTGCAGGCGGGGCGGGATTCTGCTGCGCGGATGGGGGCGTTGTTGACGCGGGTGCTGGATCGGATCTGA
- a CDS encoding acetyl/propionyl/methylcrotonyl-CoA carboxylase subunit alpha: MRKVLIANRGEIAVRVARACRDAGIASVAVYAEPDRDALHVRAADEAFALGGDTPATSYLDMTKVLQAAKDSGADAIHPGYGFLSENADFAQAVLDADLIWIGPPPQAIRDLGDKVAARHIAQRAGAPLVAGTPDPVNGAEEVVAFAEEHGLPIAIKAAFGGGGRGLKVARTLEEVPELYDSAVREAVAAFGRGECFVERYLDKPRHVETQCLADQHGNVVVVSTRDCSLQRRHQKLVEEAPAPFLTEEQNKQLYAASKAILKEAGYVGAGTVEFLVGVDGTISFLEVNTRLQVEHPVTEEVTGIDLVREMFRIADGEELGYDDPAIRGHSFEFRINGEDPGRNFLPAPGTVTTFAPPSGPGVRLDAGVESGAVIGPAWDSLLAKLIVTGATREQALQRAARALAEFQVEGMATAIPFHRAVVADPAFTSNPFRVHTRWIETEFVNEIKPFAAPVDTEAEEEPGRETVVVEVGGKRLEVSLPSSLGMSLARTGLAAGAKPKRRAAKKSGPAASGDTLASPMQGTIVKVAVEEGQEVKEGDLVVVLEAMKMEQPLNAHRSGTIKGLSAEIGASITSGAVICEIKD, translated from the coding sequence GTGCGCAAGGTGTTGATCGCCAATCGTGGCGAAATCGCTGTCCGTGTCGCCCGGGCGTGCCGAGACGCCGGTATCGCGAGCGTGGCGGTGTACGCCGAGCCGGACCGGGACGCACTGCATGTGCGGGCCGCGGACGAGGCGTTCGCCCTGGGCGGTGACACTCCGGCCACCAGTTACCTGGACATGACCAAGGTGCTCCAGGCGGCCAAGGACTCGGGGGCGGACGCGATCCACCCCGGCTACGGCTTCCTCTCGGAGAACGCGGACTTCGCGCAGGCGGTGCTGGACGCCGACCTGATCTGGATCGGCCCGCCCCCACAGGCGATCCGCGACCTGGGCGACAAGGTCGCCGCCCGGCACATCGCGCAGCGCGCCGGCGCCCCGCTGGTGGCGGGCACCCCGGACCCGGTGAACGGCGCCGAGGAGGTCGTGGCCTTCGCCGAGGAGCACGGCCTGCCGATCGCGATCAAGGCGGCGTTCGGCGGCGGCGGTCGCGGTCTGAAGGTGGCCCGCACCCTTGAAGAGGTCCCCGAGCTGTACGACTCCGCGGTCCGCGAGGCGGTCGCCGCCTTCGGCCGCGGCGAGTGCTTCGTGGAGCGCTACCTGGACAAGCCGCGCCACGTGGAGACCCAGTGCCTGGCCGACCAGCACGGCAACGTCGTCGTCGTCTCGACCCGTGACTGCTCCCTGCAGCGCCGCCACCAGAAGCTGGTCGAGGAGGCCCCGGCGCCGTTCCTGACCGAGGAGCAGAACAAGCAGCTGTACGCGGCCTCCAAGGCGATCCTCAAGGAGGCCGGGTACGTCGGTGCCGGCACCGTGGAGTTCCTGGTGGGCGTGGACGGCACGATCTCCTTCCTGGAGGTCAACACCCGTCTGCAGGTGGAGCACCCGGTCACCGAAGAAGTCACCGGCATCGACCTGGTCCGCGAGATGTTCCGCATCGCCGACGGCGAGGAACTGGGCTACGACGACCCGGCGATCCGCGGCCATTCCTTCGAGTTCCGCATCAACGGCGAGGACCCCGGCCGCAACTTCCTGCCCGCCCCCGGCACGGTCACGACCTTCGCGCCGCCGTCGGGTCCGGGCGTGCGCCTGGACGCGGGCGTGGAGTCCGGCGCGGTGATCGGCCCGGCCTGGGACTCACTGCTCGCCAAGCTGATCGTCACCGGCGCCACCCGTGAGCAAGCCCTGCAGCGGGCCGCCCGTGCGCTGGCCGAGTTCCAGGTCGAGGGCATGGCCACGGCCATCCCCTTCCACCGCGCGGTCGTCGCTGACCCCGCGTTCACCAGCAACCCGTTTAGGGTGCACACCCGCTGGATCGAGACCGAGTTCGTCAACGAGATCAAGCCCTTCGCCGCTCCGGTGGACACGGAAGCGGAGGAGGAGCCGGGGCGCGAGACGGTCGTCGTCGAGGTCGGCGGCAAGCGGCTGGAGGTCTCCCTGCCGTCCTCACTGGGCATGTCCCTGGCCCGTACGGGGCTTGCGGCGGGCGCCAAGCCGAAGCGCCGCGCGGCGAAGAAGTCGGGTCCCGCCGCGTCCGGCGACACCCTTGCCTCTCCGATGCAAGGCACCATCGTCAAGGTGGCCGTCGAGGAGGGCCAGGAGGTCAAGGAGGGCGACCTGGTCGTCGTCCTGGAGGCCATGAAGATGGAACAGCCGCTGAACGCGCACCGCTCCGGCACCATCAAGGGCTTGAGCGCGGAGATCGGTGCGTCGATCACTTCGGGCGCGGTGATCTGCGAGATCAAGGACTGA
- a CDS encoding Maf family protein gives MTDQPRRRLVLASQSPARLALLRQTGFDPEVIVSGVDEEAVTAPTPAELARALAEAKASVVAAKPELKGALVIGCDSVLDLDGEALGKPADAEEATARWKSMRGRAGTLQTGHCVYDTVTGRYASATASTVVRFGEPTDAEIAAYVASGEPLYVAGAFTLDGRSAPFIEGIDGDHGNVIGISLPMLRRLLAQLGVGITELWTPRES, from the coding sequence ATGACTGATCAGCCGCGCCGTCGACTCGTCCTCGCCTCCCAGTCCCCCGCCCGGCTCGCACTGCTGAGGCAGACCGGCTTCGACCCCGAGGTCATCGTCAGCGGGGTCGACGAGGAGGCCGTGACCGCTCCCACCCCCGCCGAGCTGGCACGCGCGCTCGCCGAGGCGAAGGCCTCGGTGGTGGCGGCGAAGCCCGAGCTCAAGGGCGCCCTGGTGATCGGCTGCGACTCGGTGCTCGACCTGGACGGCGAGGCGCTCGGCAAGCCCGCGGACGCCGAGGAGGCCACCGCGCGCTGGAAGTCGATGCGCGGGCGCGCGGGCACGCTGCAGACGGGGCACTGCGTGTACGACACGGTGACGGGACGGTACGCCTCGGCGACCGCGTCCACGGTGGTCCGGTTCGGCGAGCCTACGGACGCCGAGATCGCCGCGTACGTCGCCTCGGGCGAACCCCTCTACGTGGCCGGGGCGTTCACGCTCGACGGCCGCTCGGCCCCGTTCATCGAGGGCATCGATGGGGACCACGGCAACGTCATCGGGATCTCCCTGCCGATGCTGCGCCGACTGCTGGCCCAACTGGGCGTCGGCATCACGGAGTTGTGGACGCCGCGGGAGAGTTGA
- a CDS encoding phospho-sugar mutase, producing MQDELVARAKAWLAEDPDPETRAELAQLIDAGHTAELTARFTGTLQFGTAGLRGELGAGPMRMNRAVVIRAAAGLAAYLKGKGHNNGLVVIGYDARHKSEDFARDTAAVMTGAGLRAAVLPRPLPTPVLAFAIRHLGAVAGVEVTASHNPPRDNGYKVYLGDGSQIVPPADAEIAAQIEAIASLNDVPRPTAGWEILADEGADSVLNAYLARTDAVLAADSPRTARTVYTAMHGVGKDTLLAGFARADFPEPVLVAEQADPNPEFPTVAFPNPEEPGAMDLAFAKARETNPDLIIANDPDADRCAVAVADGGDWRMLRGDEVGALLAAHLVKRGARGTFAESIVSSSLLGRIAEKADLPYEETLTGFKWIARVEGLRYGYEEALGYCVDPEGVRDKDGITAALLITELASELKEQGRTLLDLLDDLAVEHGLHATDQLSVRVDDLSLIASAMHRLREQPPTHLAGLAITKSEDLTKGTDKLPPTDGLRYTLDGARVIVRPSGTEPKLKCYLEVVIPVASHTDLPEAREKATVLLTAIKRDLSAAAGI from the coding sequence GTGCAGGACGAACTCGTCGCGAGGGCCAAGGCGTGGCTGGCCGAAGACCCCGACCCGGAGACCAGGGCCGAACTCGCCCAGCTGATCGACGCCGGGCACACAGCGGAGCTCACCGCACGGTTCACCGGCACCCTCCAGTTCGGCACAGCAGGCCTGAGAGGCGAACTCGGCGCAGGGCCCATGCGAATGAACCGCGCGGTGGTCATCCGAGCCGCCGCAGGCCTGGCCGCGTACCTCAAGGGCAAGGGCCACAACAACGGCCTGGTCGTCATCGGCTACGACGCCCGCCACAAGTCGGAGGACTTCGCCCGCGACACCGCCGCGGTGATGACCGGCGCGGGCCTGAGGGCAGCCGTACTCCCCCGCCCCCTCCCCACCCCCGTCCTCGCCTTCGCCATCAGGCACCTCGGCGCGGTCGCGGGCGTGGAGGTGACCGCCAGCCACAACCCGCCCCGCGACAACGGCTACAAGGTCTACCTGGGCGACGGCTCCCAGATCGTCCCCCCGGCGGACGCCGAGATCGCCGCGCAGATCGAGGCGATCGCGAGCCTGAACGACGTACCGCGTCCGACCGCCGGCTGGGAGATCCTCGCCGACGAAGGCGCCGACAGCGTTCTGAACGCCTACCTCGCCCGTACGGACGCCGTACTCGCCGCCGACTCCCCCCGAACCGCCCGCACCGTCTACACGGCGATGCACGGCGTCGGCAAGGACACCCTTCTCGCCGGCTTCGCCCGCGCCGACTTCCCGGAACCCGTCCTCGTCGCCGAACAGGCGGACCCGAACCCGGAGTTCCCGACGGTCGCCTTCCCGAACCCGGAGGAGCCGGGCGCGATGGACCTGGCCTTCGCGAAGGCCCGCGAGACGAACCCGGACCTGATCATCGCGAACGACCCGGACGCCGACCGCTGCGCCGTGGCCGTCGCGGACGGCGGCGACTGGCGCATGCTGCGCGGCGACGAGGTCGGCGCCCTCCTCGCCGCCCACCTCGTGAAGCGCGGCGCCCGCGGCACGTTCGCGGAGTCGATCGTGTCGTCCTCGCTCCTCGGCCGTATCGCGGAGAAGGCGGATCTCCCGTACGAGGAGACCCTGACGGGCTTCAAGTGGATCGCCCGGGTGGAGGGCCTGCGTTACGGGTACGAGGAGGCCCTCGGCTACTGCGTGGACCCTGAGGGCGTACGGGACAAGGACGGCATCACGGCGGCCTTGCTCATCACGGAGCTCGCCTCGGAACTCAAGGAGCAGGGCAGGACGCTCCTCGACCTCCTCGACGACCTTGCTGTCGAGCACGGTCTGCACGCCACCGACCAGCTCTCGGTCCGCGTGGACGACCTCTCCCTGATCGCAAGCGCGATGCACCGCCTCCGCGAACAGCCGCCCACCCACCTGGCCGGCCTGGCGATCACCAAGTCCGAGGACCTGACAAAGGGCACGGACAAACTCCCGCCCACGGACGGCCTCCGCTACACGCTCGACGGCGCCCGCGTCATCGTCCGCCCGAGCGGCACGGAGCCGAAGCTGAAGTGCTACCTGGAGGTCGTCATCCCAGTCGCCTCGCACACCGACCTGCCCGAGGCGCGCGAGAAGGCGACCGTCCTCCTGACGGCCATCAAGCGCGACCTGTCGGCGGCAGCGGGCATCTGA
- the deoC gene encoding deoxyribose-phosphate aldolase: MPTTAPAAHALGDVTTSDSTLRRFLHGLPGVDAVGLEARAASLGTRSIKTTAKAYAIDLAISMVDLTTLEGADTPGKVRALGAKAVHPDPTDRTTPATAAVCVYPDMVTTAKAAVAGSGVKVASVATAFPAGRAALDVKLADVRDAVSAGADEVDMVIDRGAFLAGNYMKVYDEIVAVKEACGTSARLKVIFETGELSTYDNIRRASWLGMLAGADFIKTSTGKVAVNATPANTLLMLEAVRDFRAQTGVQVGVKPAGGIRTSKDAIKFLVLVNETAGEDWLDNHWFRFGASSLLNDLLMQRQKLATGRYSGPDYVTVD; this comes from the coding sequence ATGCCCACCACAGCACCAGCCGCACACGCACTCGGCGACGTAACCACGTCCGACAGCACGCTGCGCCGCTTCCTCCACGGGCTGCCCGGAGTCGACGCGGTCGGCCTGGAGGCGCGCGCCGCCTCGCTCGGTACCCGTTCCATCAAGACGACGGCAAAGGCGTACGCCATCGACCTCGCCATCTCGATGGTCGACCTGACAACCCTGGAAGGCGCGGACACCCCGGGCAAGGTCCGGGCACTCGGCGCCAAGGCCGTCCACCCCGACCCCACGGACCGTACGACCCCCGCGACGGCGGCCGTCTGCGTCTACCCCGACATGGTGACCACCGCCAAGGCGGCCGTTGCCGGTTCCGGCGTCAAGGTCGCCTCCGTCGCCACCGCCTTCCCCGCCGGGCGAGCCGCGCTCGACGTGAAGCTGGCCGACGTACGCGACGCCGTCTCGGCCGGGGCGGACGAGGTCGACATGGTCATCGACCGCGGCGCGTTCCTCGCGGGGAACTACATGAAGGTGTACGACGAGATCGTCGCCGTGAAGGAGGCCTGCGGGACGAGCGCTCGCCTGAAGGTCATCTTCGAGACCGGCGAGCTGTCGACGTACGACAACATCCGGCGCGCGAGCTGGCTCGGCATGCTGGCCGGGGCCGACTTCATCAAGACCTCGACGGGCAAGGTGGCGGTGAACGCGACGCCGGCGAACACCCTGCTCATGCTGGAGGCCGTGCGTGACTTCCGTGCGCAGACCGGGGTACAGGTCGGGGTGAAGCCCGCGGGCGGTATCCGCACCAGCAAGGACGCGATCAAGTTCCTGGTCCTGGTGAACGAGACGGCGGGCGAGGACTGGCTGGACAACCACTGGTTCCGCTTCGGCGCGTCCTCACTCCTGAACGATCTGCTGATGCAGCGCCAGAAGCTGGCCACCGGCCGTTACTCCGGCCCCGACTACGTGACGGTGGATTGA
- a CDS encoding PH domain-containing protein: MYRSPSAIAGGVLLLAIAGWLGIDALIVGEGRTPWLALAGLILFVPLVVAFTLRPAVFANDDRLRIRNPFRVIVLPWGAVEALRSGYSNEVLDKSGTKYQLWAIPVSLRARKKAARRQARADKQGADVRPSRMPEPTGPVRAQTDQIMDELRELVVARGPDKRAQGEPSVRWAYEVLAPALAGAVLLAILLAMG; the protein is encoded by the coding sequence ATCTATCGCTCACCCTCCGCCATCGCGGGCGGTGTGCTGCTGCTCGCCATCGCGGGCTGGCTCGGTATCGACGCGTTGATCGTCGGCGAGGGCCGGACGCCGTGGCTGGCGCTCGCCGGGCTGATCCTCTTCGTCCCCCTGGTCGTCGCCTTCACTCTGCGCCCGGCCGTCTTCGCGAACGACGACCGGCTGCGCATCCGCAACCCCTTCCGTGTGATCGTGCTGCCCTGGGGCGCGGTCGAGGCCCTGCGCTCCGGCTACTCGAACGAGGTGCTCGACAAATCCGGCACCAAGTACCAGCTGTGGGCGATACCCGTCTCGCTGCGCGCCCGTAAGAAGGCGGCGCGGCGGCAGGCCCGCGCGGACAAGCAGGGCGCCGACGTCCGTCCGTCACGGATGCCGGAGCCGACCGGACCCGTGCGCGCCCAGACCGACCAGATCATGGACGAGCTGCGTGAACTGGTGGTGGCGCGGGGGCCGGACAAGCGGGCGCAGGGGGAGCCGTCGGTGCGGTGGGCCTACGAGGTCCTGGCGCCGGCCCTGGCCGGTGCGGTACTGCTGGCGATCCTCCTGGCGATGGGCTGA
- a CDS encoding NAD(P)H-quinone dehydrogenase translates to MEYVTRIVIIGGGPGGYEAALVAAQLGAEVTVVDCDGLGGASVLTDCVPSKTLIATAEVMTTFDSSYEELGIIVADDTPHIDTPARVVGVDLGKVNRRVKRLALAQSHDITASVTRAGARVMRGRGRLDGQQALDGSRKVIVRAADGSEETLVADAVLIATGGHPRELPDAQPDGERILNWTQVYDLDELPEELIVVGSGVTGAEFAGAYQALGSRVTLVSSRDRVLPGEDSDAAGVLEDVFRRRGMNVLARSRAQSAKRVGDRVEVTLSDGRVITGSHCLMAVGAIPNSHGMGLEGAGVKVKESGHIWTDKVSRTTAPGVYAAGDVTGVFALASVAAMQGRIAMYHFLGDAVAPLNLKTVSSNVFTDPEIATVGYSQADVDGGVIDARVVKLPLLRNPRAKMQGIRDGFVKIFCRPGTGIVVGGVVVSPRASELIHPISIAVDNNLTVEQIANAFTVYPSLSGSIAEVARQLHTRKTELDA, encoded by the coding sequence ATGGAGTACGTGACTCGGATCGTGATCATCGGTGGCGGACCCGGCGGATACGAGGCGGCCCTGGTGGCCGCCCAACTCGGCGCGGAGGTAACCGTCGTCGACTGCGACGGCCTGGGCGGCGCGTCGGTGCTCACCGACTGCGTGCCGTCGAAGACCCTGATCGCGACCGCCGAGGTGATGACCACCTTCGACTCCTCGTACGAGGAACTCGGCATCATTGTGGCCGACGACACTCCCCACATCGATACGCCCGCCCGGGTGGTCGGAGTCGATCTCGGCAAGGTCAACCGCCGGGTGAAGCGGCTCGCGCTCGCCCAGTCGCACGACATCACCGCGTCCGTTACGCGCGCCGGTGCGCGGGTCATGCGCGGTCGCGGGCGGCTCGACGGGCAGCAGGCCCTCGACGGATCCCGGAAGGTGATCGTGCGGGCCGCGGACGGCAGCGAGGAGACGCTCGTCGCCGATGCCGTGCTCATCGCCACCGGCGGACATCCGCGTGAGCTGCCCGACGCGCAGCCGGACGGCGAGCGGATCCTGAACTGGACCCAGGTGTACGACCTCGACGAGCTGCCCGAGGAACTCATCGTGGTCGGCTCCGGCGTTACGGGTGCCGAGTTCGCCGGTGCCTATCAGGCGCTCGGGTCGCGGGTCACCCTCGTATCCAGCCGTGATCGTGTGCTGCCGGGTGAGGACTCCGATGCCGCGGGCGTCCTGGAGGACGTGTTCCGGCGGCGCGGCATGAACGTCCTGGCGCGCTCCCGCGCCCAGTCCGCCAAGCGCGTCGGCGACCGGGTCGAGGTGACGCTGTCCGACGGACGCGTCATCACCGGCTCGCACTGCCTGATGGCCGTCGGCGCCATCCCCAACAGCCATGGCATGGGTCTCGAAGGCGCCGGCGTCAAGGTGAAGGAGTCCGGGCACATCTGGACGGACAAGGTGTCCCGGACTACGGCTCCAGGCGTGTACGCGGCCGGTGACGTCACCGGTGTCTTCGCGCTCGCCTCCGTGGCGGCGATGCAGGGCCGTATCGCCATGTACCACTTCCTCGGCGACGCGGTCGCCCCGCTGAACCTGAAGACCGTGTCCTCGAACGTCTTCACCGACCCCGAGATCGCGACCGTCGGCTACTCGCAGGCGGACGTCGACGGCGGCGTCATCGACGCCCGGGTCGTGAAGCTGCCGCTGCTGCGCAACCCGCGCGCCAAGATGCAGGGCATCCGGGACGGCTTCGTCAAGATCTTCTGCCGGCCGGGCACCGGGATCGTCGTCGGCGGAGTCGTCGTCTCGCCGCGTGCCTCGGAACTGATCCATCCGATCTCGATCGCGGTCGACAACAACCTGACCGTCGAACAGATCGCGAACGCCTTCACCGTGTACCCATCCCTTTCGGGCTCGATCGCCGAGGTGGCCCGGCAGCTGCACACCCGCAAGACCGAGCTCGACGCCTGA
- a CDS encoding gamma-glutamylcyclotransferase, whose amino-acid sequence MSLYAAYAGNLDPRLMTRRAPHSPLRATGWLNGWRLTFGGEHMGWEGALATIAEAPRSQVFVALYEVAPLDEDSLDRWEGVGLDIYRRMRVRVHTLEGEEPAWVYVLNGYEGGLPSARYLGEIADAAESAGAPHDYVMELRKRPC is encoded by the coding sequence ATGTCGCTCTACGCCGCATACGCCGGCAATCTCGACCCGCGGCTCATGACGCGCCGGGCCCCGCATTCGCCGCTGCGCGCCACCGGGTGGCTCAACGGCTGGCGGCTGACCTTCGGCGGCGAGCACATGGGCTGGGAGGGCGCGCTCGCGACCATCGCGGAGGCGCCGCGCTCGCAGGTGTTCGTCGCGCTGTACGAAGTCGCTCCGCTCGACGAGGACTCCCTGGACCGCTGGGAGGGCGTCGGGCTCGACATATACCGGCGGATGCGGGTCCGTGTGCACACGCTGGAGGGCGAGGAGCCGGCGTGGGTGTACGTGCTGAACGGCTACGAGGGCGGGCTGCCTTCGGCGCGCTACCTGGGGGAGATCGCGGACGCGGCGGAGTCGGCGGGGGCGCCGCACGACTATGTGATGGAGCTGCGGAAGCGGCCTTGTTGA
- the mmpB gene encoding morphogenic membrane protein MmpB, with the protein MLWSDPENEPPKELRDMQDMLRRLGIFLALAMVVAMIVLGVM; encoded by the coding sequence ATGCTGTGGTCCGACCCCGAGAACGAGCCGCCCAAGGAACTGCGCGACATGCAGGACATGTTGCGGCGGCTGGGGATTTTCTTGGCGTTGGCGATGGTGGTCGCGATGATCGTGCTCGGCGTCATGTGA
- a CDS encoding DeoR/GlpR family DNA-binding transcription regulator, whose protein sequence is MFAAERRQLILEMVRANGAVSLRELARVVQTSEVTVRRDVRALEAEGLLDRRHGGAVLPGGFTRESGFPQKSHLATAEKTAIADLAASLVEEGEAIVVGAGTTTQELARRLARVPGLTVVTNSLLVAQALAHANRVEVVMTGGTLRGSNYALVGSGAEQSLQGLRVSRAFLSGSGLTAERGLSTSNMLSASVDRALVQAAAEVVVLADHTKLGTDTMFQTVPTDVITRLVTDEPPGHDDRAVTELQALADQGVQIAVAGSGGAGGDTGPAGSAGRQPPPRRDVPLPGPRRGQMPGGGPQLRSAAGVLGDQPQSERARVADMRRR, encoded by the coding sequence GTGTTCGCTGCAGAACGTCGCCAATTGATCCTCGAAATGGTGCGAGCGAACGGGGCCGTGTCGCTCCGTGAGCTCGCCCGCGTCGTCCAGACCTCTGAAGTGACCGTACGGCGGGACGTGCGCGCACTGGAGGCAGAAGGACTCCTCGACCGCCGGCATGGCGGTGCGGTATTGCCGGGCGGGTTCACGCGAGAGTCCGGCTTTCCGCAGAAGTCACATCTCGCGACCGCCGAGAAGACGGCCATCGCCGATCTCGCCGCGAGTCTCGTCGAAGAAGGCGAGGCCATCGTGGTCGGGGCGGGCACCACCACGCAGGAGCTGGCCCGCCGGCTCGCGCGGGTGCCCGGGCTGACCGTCGTCACCAACTCCCTGCTGGTGGCTCAGGCGTTGGCCCACGCCAACCGCGTCGAGGTCGTGATGACCGGCGGCACCCTGCGCGGTTCCAACTACGCGTTGGTGGGCAGCGGCGCCGAACAGTCCTTGCAGGGGCTGCGGGTGTCGCGGGCCTTCCTGTCCGGAAGCGGACTGACCGCCGAGCGCGGCCTGTCCACCTCCAACATGCTGTCGGCGTCCGTCGACCGCGCGCTGGTCCAGGCCGCCGCGGAGGTCGTCGTCCTCGCCGATCACACCAAGCTCGGCACCGACACGATGTTCCAGACGGTGCCTACGGATGTGATCACGCGGTTGGTCACGGACGAGCCGCCCGGCCATGACGACCGTGCGGTCACCGAGTTGCAGGCGCTGGCGGATCAGGGCGTGCAGATTGCTGTCGCCGGCTCGGGTGGGGCGGGCGGTGACACGGGGCCGGCGGGTTCGGCGGGGCGTCAGCCGCCGCCGCGCCGGGATGTGCCGCTGCCCGGGCCGCGGCGGGGGCAAATGCCCGGCGGGGGGCCGCAGTTGCGGAGCGCCGCGGGGGTGCTTGGGGATCAGCCCCAGAGTGAGCGGGCGCGGGTTGCGGATATGCGGCGGCGCTGA